The following are from one region of the Biomphalaria glabrata chromosome 4, xgBioGlab47.1, whole genome shotgun sequence genome:
- the LOC106056110 gene encoding uncharacterized protein LOC106056110, with protein sequence MKRSPALKTLVAVGFTLGDVLLIADLLKDNGNQISADKKMWKSRRHQNQAVYITVPGGDSEKGVTRFQELLTTLKDQKTCCNYIFVRIKKLSLSSCLVVISFLPVQTVLQR encoded by the exons ATGAAAAGATCTCCTGCCCTGAAGACACTGGTTGCAGTGGGATTTACTCTGGGTGACGTGTTGTTGATAGCTGACCTTCTGAAAGACAATG gaaATCAAATCTCTGCCGACAAAAAGATGTGGAAGAGCAGAAGACACCAAAATCAAGCTGTCTATATAACTGTCCCGGGAGGTGATTCTGAGAAAGGTGTTACAAGATTTCAAG AGCTATTGACAACATTGAAGGACCAAAAAACATGTTGCAACTACATATTTGTAAGGATAAAGAAGTTGTCGTTATCTTCCTGCCTTGTGGTCATCTCATTTCTTCCTGTACAGACTGTGCTGCAGCGATGA